The DNA segment GTGGCAGATAATAATATCTGCTATTCTTTCCACTTACACCTCTGTTTATGTTAGTTTTGGTTGTGCTGCCAGTGTTTCTTGATCATAATTAAATGGTTGATTCTAAGCACTGGGCCTTGTTTgtatttgtggtttgtttgtaatgttaaatttttcattttacctACGTGGTGTGTTGGTAATTGTCTTACTGTTGTGGTCCACCACTTGAAGGGATGTAAAGAAAACACTCTAGTGTTGGCTGTCTCAATGTGTGTGTATGCCAGTTCACCGTAGTTGCATATGGACATGTAtggcacaaaataaaataaaaaaaatttgggggtgGGGGCCCTCACACAAAGAGCAGCCTAGGGGCCCCTGACCACCTTAATCCGCCCCTGAGTATGTAGGACAAGTGTCACTGCACTTTACCCCAGTTAGCTATATAAACACATACGGTACGCACGCACTGCAGTTCAGCTCGTCGACTCTGTGCAGGGTTAAAGATGTCCCGGGCAGCAGACCGATTAAAAGTGGTTTTGAATCACCTGGATCGGTCCAACGGAGCTGTCGTATCCTTTCAGAGGCGCGTTTACCGCGAGCGACCGGCGCGATTAAATACAACGCGCCGGTTGTCCAGGAAGCTAAAGCGGCGCTCTTGCAGCGCAGCTCTAGCCGCAGACAGGGGGCTGTTGTCGGATCACACGCCGTGCACAAGCCGAGGCATTGCGAACAGGCCATGTTTATTATTTACTACTTTTCAgtgatgtaaatatttatttttaacaacactaGATCATATTTAACTATAATTACTTTCTTGCTATTACAACGTTGTTATATATTACGTGCTGCTGacattgtatatatactgtaatgttaTAAACTTTAACCTGCATCATTCAGAGAGCTTCCTTCACTTCTGCACAAAATGTGTCATATCACCATCCTCAAGTCCTACAGTTAGCTTTCTGTTTTTTTAGTCTTTAAATATTGCTGAAATTATTTAAGTACACTTTACATAATGTCCTGATATTTGTTTCCTGGTCTGTTTGCAGATACACTTTTGACACCGGTGTCCTGACTCCAGAACAGAGACTTGCCTATGAGGAGAATGGTTTCATACTCATCCGAAAATTGGTATCGGACCAGGATATTGACAGATTCAGGCAAGACTGATCAAATTAttgaatattcattcatttagtttaTAATTGTGGTATTTGCCTATAAAAGAGTTAAAAACATGCAAGAAGAACTTCcttcttttaattaaaacattgacTGAATACAAGaatgccttctgtgtgaacagcccctaaCTCTAGAACAGACAAACTTGattataaaatgcattgctacGGACTTTCAGCCTGTGATAAGGTTATGTAATgatatgaggaaaaaaaacaaacaaacaatatattggCTTCCAaaggtacatttttttaaatgtttctttaatgaTTCATCTGCTACAATAACATAATGTCTTAGATTATCTTAATTTGGAgagtaaatattgatatttatgatttttttaaattattagtcaCAAACAGaggtttaatgaataaaaaaatgcaacaacagCAAATTCAAACCATCAGAAATTCTGTTTAGTGACACTAATGAGAGATTATTAAGATGCATGTAAACGTAGGTACTGTAGGAGTGCCGAGTTAATTCAGAGTAGATTATTAACAGAAAGTCTACATTTCAGTGCTCTTCTTTGCACATAGTCTTTACATAActtagtgtgtgtgtttcacagcaAAGAGTTTGAGCGCATCTGTAAGAGAGAGGTGAAGGTGCCTGGTTTGGTGGTCATGAGAGATGTAACCATTGCTAAATCAGAGTATGTTGAAGGTGAGAAGGCTGTGACCAAACTTCAGGACTACCAGGAAGATCTGGAACTTTTCCGCTACTGCACTTTACCACAGGTAGACACAAGCACAGAGCAGACTACAATGCATACAATACACTCTCTACAACAACAGGAATAGCATTTTTACCAATATTTCATTGCACGTTTCTTAGATCCTGAAGTATGTGGAATGTTTCACTGGACCCAACATTATGGCCATGCACACCATGCTCATCAACAAACCACCTGACACGGGTATAGATTTGCGCAGACCTGATTTTTGGACTAAGCAGAAAGTTTTCAGAATCATTAAATAATATCTAGATTAACTGTGCATTTTTGATGTAGTATTTATACAGTCATCAAAAGATTTCATTAAATAGTAATagctattattaatattcaagctataattaacatataaatgaatatttgagctataattattattttaaataaaaatagcatctaAATCAAAGCAACAATAATAgcaatttgtttgtgtgtgtgtgttgtgtatatatatatatatatatatatatatatatatatatatatatatataatatacacaaacacatttttaaataaaattactattcaaatcaaataaatctatACAATGATTTATAAAGTTttcaaacatgattttaaaaagagtacaaaatgtttaaattctttgtacataaatattttaaataatacctAAACATGCACTTCTTTCATACTTTCTAGGTAAGAAGACCTCTCGCCATCCTATGCACCAGGATCTACACTACTTCCCCTTCCGCCCTGCAGACCGCATTGTGTGTTCGTGGACTGCCATGGAGAAAGTGCATCGGGGAAATGGCTGTCTGGTTGTCCTGCCCGGCTCTCATCATGGCACTCTGCTGGAACATGACTACCCAGAATGGGAGGTGAGAGAGACCCAGGATGTGAGGGTGATTATGCAAATGGTCTACATCAGTCCACCTTAGTTTGCTTATTTGTTTCCTTCCAGGGTGGAGTAAATAAGATGTACCACGGGGTGCGTAACTACGACCCAAACCATCCCAGAGTGCATTTAGAGATGGAGAAAGGAGATACAGTGTTTTTCCACCCTTTGCTGATCCATGGCTCAGGAATGAACCAAACCGATGGATTTCGAAAGGTTGGGATACTTGTATTCATAAAAGTAGAGCTTTTATGCTTATATTCAACACATTTCAATGTGCCCTGTTTTCTCGTGGTAGTAGCATACAGACCAAGTCGAATTGAAAGAGCTAAATACATGTGTAAATGGAAACCAGGGCCATTTTCTCAACATTAACATACATTCGGAGGTGTTCAGGGATGCATATGGCCACATTGCATTTGTagaattaaaggaataattcacccaaaaatttgctAAGAATGTACTCgcgctcaggccatccaagatgtagatgagtttgtttcttcatcagaacagattgggagaaatttagctttacatcacttactcaccaatggatcctctgcagtcaatgggtgccgtcagaatgtgtgttcatttttttcaggCCATCTCCTGTCACTACGCCAGCTCTGACTGCTATTACATTGATGTGAAAGGAACAACTCAGGAGAACATCAGCAATGAAGTGAAAGAGCTTGCAGCCAAGAAGTATGGAGTTGATGATACGGTCACCTTTCAGGTGTGTTCACAGCTTCAGATAAATGCAGAGTTACTTGCATGCACACGTGTGTGGTTTATCCTTGCGGTCGGGTTCATCATACATGTGTTTGTTCTGCGTGCAGGACACCTGGGCTTTGCGGGGACGTCTGGTCCAAGGAGACAGAACATCAATGTGATCGCCAGTGCTCATCTGTCTGTTAGAGAGAGGATGGCTTCACAACAGGAATAATTAACAGCACACAGCTGTTTGTTAATTATCTGACAATTTCCTTAAAAACTGATAATTATCCTTTCACTAAAAGTACAAAGTTtggccagcaggtggcactgtaGGGAATAAATCATGGATCACATTTTGTGAATTGCCATCTGTGCCTGGGACAAGCAGTCCTGATACAATCTAATATTAATGAAAGCCAGACAATGTAATATTATCATTAACTGATCTTGGTAAGGAATCTTCTTTAAGCAATGTAAGAACATTGGGAATTCATTGTCTTGAACTGATACTTTGATCAGAATTTGAGTTCACAGCGGGCACTTGGGAAGATATAATTGAGTACAGCAGAGCATTCAATCAGCCTCCATTTGAAATGTTTAAGAAACAACATTCAAATACCACTTGGGAAGATATAATTGAGTACAGCAGAGCATTCAATCAGCCTCCATTTGAAATGTTTAAGATCCAGCTTTTGTAGATGGAAATGATTGTTTTGAAAGAATCAGAGGTAAAGCAATTAGAGGCAAATGCAGGGGAGTACCCAATAATCCTTTTCAGCAGTTTAACTgtttctctgtagtcttctgatgtctggaATATTAAATGGATTAACAGTATTGAATAGTGAAAAActcttataataaaataatttcacaacaatcacatttcaaaacataaactagtaaagaaaaaaattaaaacagcataCAATTCAAACAAAGATATAATTGAGTACAGCAGAGCATTCAATCAGCCTAAATTTGTAACATATAATAATgcctataataaaaatatacacatttattttaaataaactattttgcctattataaatagatacacatttattttaaataaacttatgtCTGATTAAGTTTCATATGTGAATGTCAGTGTTTTAGAGCAATAAATGCATACAATGcaataaatgcaaatttgtgttttacaacatttatagcctatatatacacacacacacacacgcatacagaatatacattttgaaaatatttacatgcatatacatttatattccatattatatataaatgtatttaatatttaacactcAAAtacatcttatattttatatcacatatttttcttaaatatatacatgcatgtgtttgtatttatatatacataataaatatacacacaattatgtaaacaaacttttatttttgattgtgattaaatcgtgattaatcgttcgacagtactaatatatatatatatatatatatacagtatatatacagtgccctccataagtattggaacagtaaagacaagaTTGCTCTGTTTGCTctagacatttgcaaatatgattaaaaggtGAATAtatgacaaaactacagaatgtcacattttattattagctgtttCAACTTTTAGAGTTcatttagagttcatcccactatggTGAACTATACGCAGTGAGTCTGTGACCCATAGACATCACTAGACTCTTGGGCTTatcctttgaaatgcttttcccagcctttaatgcagccaatttcAATTGTTGCTTTTTGGGGATTCATGTTGCTGATtcatgttcaatcagatttaaatatgGAGATTAACTTGGGCAATCTTAGACCTACTGTTTCTTTTCCCTGATAaactccttgactgaactggcagtgTGTTTTGTGTCATTGTCCTGATGCAATGTGAAGTGCTTTTTGATGAgtctggtggcattttcttgaatattggtagccaagatgattctGTACACTTCTGCATTCATTCTGCtgctgccatcatacattaagtcatcagtAAAGTTGAGAGAGCCTGTTCCAGAGACAGCCATatatgcccatgccatgacaccacctcctcCATGCTTTACAGCTGAGgttgtatgctttggatcatttgcagttcccttttgcagtttttctccacacttttgctttcccatcacttagataaaggttaatctttgtctcatctgtccataaAACTCTGTTCCAAAATTCTGCTGGCTTTTGCAAActctaatcttgcctttctatttttggtgctgatcagaggtttgcatcttgctttCTGGAATTCTGTCGAAGTCTCCTGCGGACAGTAGATTGTCAGAGCGTCCCCCCAGCTTTCCGGACTTTGTTGGTGATTTTATAGACACGTATTTTAAGGTTCtttttttacagcttttatgatttgccGGTCATCAACTGTTGTTTTCCTCAGCCAATTAGCTCATTGTTGATTGCTGAtggtttccaaactcttgatttcccCATGCCCTTTATTTTTGCTATTgctctaattgacttcctcttttcttttagcatccaaattgcttgcttttctctcaaagtcagctccctcatcttcatcctggtttgtgtgtgtcatcatcgaatgcaagacttagaatgcagaagaaatggatataactgataagacacattccctgcttttaatgtctgaagaattaatgcaacaggacacagatGAACACTTAGAGAGACTTGTGAgccaactgttccaatacttatgctcacatcagatagggagatgaaactctaaaagtgctgatcttagttggtaaaacatgtatgcgTTGaaacacccaataataaaatgtgacaatatgtagttttgtctcatattcatcttttaattatatttacaggtttcttgactccacagcaaacagagcaattttatataatatatacacatatacacaaaatttgcatttatttcattacaaGCATTAattgctctccctctctctatatgtatgtatatataatataggcctatattcgcaccccccccccccaaaaaaaaaaaaaaacattttcacaactaCACAGCTGAAAAATTTGCGTGCATGCGAGAATATTTTCGTGTGTACACGAGAAGCTTCGTTAATGCGAGTAGACAAACTTTTTCCAATGCTCTCGGGTAAATTTTTTCGCTCGTTTgcacaaaatatatgtgtgtacatgaGCAGCCTTCTCTTGAATTGGGCACTAGTGGTTTTCCAACCTCGATTTAGCGGATGTGAAATACACAATCTATTTAGATATTTACCAACTAACTGCGATTCAAATCTTTGATCGTGCTGATTAAAAGCAGAATAAGTGGCCATTTTAAGAACAGGCAtgaatgcttgtttgtttttctctctgcatATGGGCATATAATAAATACCATACGTGCCCAGACTGCAGTCTCCATTGAAATCAAATTGCTTTAAGCAGAAAAGGTAAGTGCACTGAATGAAAGTGTCTATTTAGGCTATTTAAAGTGGTCCATGGTACAAACTCCCTCAGACCAATTTATACCACACCCTATCAACAACTTCCACAGAAACAAACAGTAAGAGGAAGTGGTGAGTTTGGTTCAACATCGTTGAAATTGCCCTGGCTAATTAAATAGattgagcttaaagggatagtccacccaaaaatgattaaccttcatgttgttccaaatctatatgaagatgtttagcagaattttcatgctgttcttttccatGCAGTAAAAATGAATGGCCTGTCAAGCTCGAAATATGAAccaataaaagcatcataaaattgCTCCATATGATAAGTGGCCCAAAACAAACCACATTTGAATATACATGAGAGCAAATGAGATCTGAGTGTTACTGCAGGTTTCCATTCTCTTTAGAGGATAGTAAGTatggatttgaaatgacatgagagttAGTAAAAGATTTAGtgtttgggtgaacaattcctttgaGAAGGAACCCAATTTTACACTTAATGGGTGTCTTCTTGGGAAAGAGTGTTTCTCCAGAGAGGAGAGACTGTTTTTAATGGAGGAACCtttgtgaaaaagtcatcttatgCCTGGAATAGTATTTCacatgctgtctgtgtgtgtgtgtgtgtgttatggagAATGGCTGGGGTTGCTACTGTTTCCTGGGGTGTCTGCCTTATGGAGACTTGGAACCGAAGAAAATACCTGGATGGTATCCAAACATCCAGGAATCCATTTACACAGCATGGAAAAACGGCTCATAAATGCACATGCACACCCTATAGCCAAACCAAACCAGAAAGGGCAGATCATATGCAGGTTTTTCTCATAGACATTGATATACTTTGATTAGCGTTTAGAAACAAGAAACAGGAGCCAGTCGGAGGAGTCACAAATAGATTTTAACTTCACTCTCAGCATGTCTGTTTCTGATTTCCTGACATTCTGTCTGCTAGTTGTTACTCTAATTCTCTCagttccatcacacacttgaccTGCTCTTCATTTGTTTCATTGGAATGGAAACCTGATGCTCATCTGTAAACCTGCCAGATCGAAAAGTTTGAACAGTAACATTGAGTGATGATAGAGGGGCTGTTGGGCGCACAGACAGATGGTCTGATCAGTGGGTGTGCGCTGGGGTCCGTGTCTTCCTCTCTCGCCCCTCCTGCATTCCCCTGGGCCAGTGAAATTCCAGCTCCCCCTCCTTTCCTTTGCcttccctcttctctctctctctctcacacacatacacacacacactccctctctctcaggTCTCAGGACTTTCTGCTGTGGTTCTGGTACCTGGATAAGACACACTCATCTTCTGAAGGATGGCTGGGACTCATACTGTCCTCACAACACTGCCCACCACCCTCATCATAATAATTGATTACCAACTACCAACAAACAATACTTTGATAAAAAATTCCCCCCCAattaatagagaaaaaaaaaaaaacagtagaagaCCATGACAActcatttagatgtttttaaataaattttatgctgtaaatattgatttaaaaaaaaaacaaagtctgtttcaaaatgtttctgcACAATCCTtcttactattatatatatataagtattgtttGATTTATGATACCAGGGTACTTAATGATTACTACACTCATATACAGTGGTATTTTAGGACACATGTCCAAAATGTGTACAGTAGGTACAATTATGGTACCATGTCTAAAAACTGTGGTAATGTCatggtatttttttgtattctaagCTAACTTTCATTTCATGTGCTTTATACAAAGAATAACTATGAaccacattacacacacacacacacacacacacacacacacacacgttatggTCTTAAAAAATGATTCTTAAAGACCTGACAGAAGAACAGTGAAAAGAatactctctttctctttagCGTTGGCCGGGGTTGAAAGTGCAGCTGTTAAAGATGTAAAAGACAGTAAAGCTCAAGGtgagtttaacacacacacacacgcactacaAATCGAACTCCCACACACTCTTATCTTCTCTTACTCCATTGCTTTAGCAGGAGCATCTAAACGAGTTTTCATGCCAGCATCTGATGCCTCAAACTTCTTCAAACAACGCAGTCGCAGATCCCCAAGAACTTATGAAGAGTACTATGGTGAGTGCAGTAAAACTGTCCTTTTTTCCCCATCTCAGCTCTGTTTTTCTCATTATCTTTGTAGGTTTAATCAAAACGAAGAAACAATTACATTCCTAATATgtagtttaaaaattaaagagCTTAAAGTCAACTTTAAGTAATCTCCCATTAaattgtacatttacattttacaaaaaatatgtctttctactttaaagtttaatttaatgttactaGGCTTTTCAATGTGAAATTTTATCAATTTCTCAGTGAAATTTTTttcacacaactttttttttccattgtatgatggtgataaaaacaaacaaacaacaacaaaaaaaaaaactagaaaatttCTTAAGcccactcaacacacacacacacacacacacacacacacacacacacacacacacacacacacacacacacacacacatatatatatatatatatatatatacttaagaaTATACAGTTCttaagcttatttctgccatgggccaaagatatacaaaaaaaaaggtaattgtgagttttcattattacttttttctctcaattcaaggagaaaaaggtcaaaattaataaatacaaattcagaatTCTGATTCTTTTCTGACAATTGAGTTTATACCTCAAGAGTTTTGACTTTTCTTCTTAActctaagtttacatctcaattaatttttccctcagaattaagcaaaaacatttacatctcgaagttctgagtttatatcccaattctgagatttttttcctcagaattggtataaaatcaaatttgttacaaaaaaacttcagaaatgtgagataaagagacacaattacctttttaaaattttggCTAGAGTCAAAAAATTATCCATGAACAACTATTTGAATTTATTCACCaagtgggaaaaaaaatccagaggaaaaatgtttgaatattatCTTGGACAGTGGGAAGCTCGGAGTCAAAAACATTGGGCTAGAAGGTCCAACAGGACAATATGGAGCAGTGTTCTCTctcctacagacacacacacatatggacaCTGCATCAGCATACGATTGCAGCAGTGAAGGCATGGAAAAGTTTTACTgaagtgtattttaaattgtcagcagtgtgtgtgatggTGCAGGAGCAGACACTGCAGGTTGAAGTTAAAGCAGTTGGGGCTCGAGACTGGAATGTGCAGACATGAGCTAAACTTCCCTCacaatggagaaagagagagcgaaatCTAGATTATTTTTGGCATCCAATTTGCTGATATCTGTGAGCTGCTGTCGGCTGGTTTATaggagttagggttagggtctgGAGCTTTTGAGGATGTCTCCAGAGATGAGAGCAACCGAAAATGTGCAGGATCGCAAGGATAGAAGATGCTTAACTGCTCATGTATAGTTGTTTCATGGAATCCCAAAGCAATTGCACCCgatatttgttcattttgagATCAGCTCGTCATTTCTAAACTCTACTGagattcaaagaatcctgaaaaaaaaaactgttttcaacactgataataagaagaaatgtctCTTAAGTAGCAAATTAGCacttcagaatgatttctgaaagatcatgtgacattgaggaatggagtaatgatgctgaacattcagctgtgacatcacaggaataaatcacattttaaaatataataaaacgaAAAcacatattaaattgtaataatatttcacaatatttcagtatttttggaAGATCATTGGTGAGGataagcaaaaacattttaaaatgttttaaaaaacaaaaatattttaaaatagtatctCATTTACATGTCATCATTGTATGCTAAAAATCTACACCTTTTTCACTATCTTTTAGCAGAGCAGAGGGTGAAGATGGCAGCAAACGAGCGAAGGAGAGAGCACTTAGAGGAACAAAACAACGAATACGAGAACTATTTAGAGGAGGAGCGCGATGGTGAGACTGATCTCCCTGTTTGATTATCTTGGCTTCCAGAGAAGAGAAACATGCTGATCAAACCCTCTACAGGATACAGTTCACAGACAGGACTGCTGGACTAATAAGAGGCTGATGACAGCAGTGCCTATGAGCCTCTTAGACAGCATTATGATCCAGTACACTAGACTGGGGACATTAAATTGCTTAACTGATTTGGAGGTAAACAGAACATTTGGTGCagtagtttaaatttaaatgtgaaaatcagAATTCTGAGCACAGAATTcttttttgatgattattataATTGGAAGCACaaagacaacatttattttatgaaaatttgctctccctcaggccatccaaaatgtagacgagtttgtcaccaaaacagatctggagaaatttagcattacatcacttgcacacATATGGATCCACTGCagacagtgaatgggtgccgtcagaatgagagtccaaacagctgataaaaacatcacaatacaaaTCCACGTGACCTACAgtacatcagttaatgtcttgtgaaacaaaaagctGCCAGTTTGCAAGAAACAATCAATTTCTAAAGGGCTTTTTAACAGTTTAACTGGTTTAAATAATGTGTTCTTTAGTGAAAGTGTCCATCCCTTGTTgtcctcacatcaaaatccaaggTTTTGGACTGCTTtagctgtgcatatttctctcctgatctAGACAAGATAGCTTTTTCATTGGACAAAGTAATATTATGGACTCAAATTTCAGCCAGAAGCAACACTTTGAATACAAAAACTTAATTcttaatgaaggatttgtttctgttgctttctgtttcacaagatgttaactgatggactggagtggtgtggattaattttattatgaagtttttatcagctgtttggactctcgttttgacggcacccattcactgcagaggatcctttgttGAGCAAGagctaatgctaaatttctcaaaatctgttcagatgaagaaacaaactcatctacattttgaatGGCCTGACAGagagtgaattttcagcaatttgCCATTGAGtgagctgttcctttaaaaaaacgGTTACCTTTTGTTTTGAGAAACTGATCCAGCGCCAGCTGTTGCCTGTCTTTGTATCAACAGAACAGTACGAGAGGACCAGAGAGAAGAATGAGCAGTGG comes from the Cyprinus carpio isolate SPL01 chromosome B4, ASM1834038v1, whole genome shotgun sequence genome and includes:
- the phyh gene encoding phytanoyl-CoA dioxygenase, peroxisomal isoform X1 — translated: MSRAADRLKVVLNHLDRSNGAVRASFTSAQNVSYHHPQVLQYTFDTGVLTPEQRLAYEENGFILIRKLVSDQDIDRFSKEFERICKREVKVPGLVVMRDVTIAKSEYVEGEKAVTKLQDYQEDLELFRYCTLPQILKYVECFTGPNIMAMHTMLINKPPDTGKKTSRHPMHQDLHYFPFRPADRIVCSWTAMEKVHRGNGCLVVLPGSHHGTLLEHDYPEWEGGVNKMYHGVRNYDPNHPRVHLEMEKGDTVFFHPLLIHGSGMNQTDGFRKAISCHYASSDCYYIDVKGTTQENISNEVKELAAKKYGVDDTVTFQDTWALRGRLVQGDRTSM
- the phyh gene encoding phytanoyl-CoA dioxygenase, peroxisomal isoform X2, which codes for MFIIYYFSVIYTFDTGVLTPEQRLAYEENGFILIRKLVSDQDIDRFSKEFERICKREVKVPGLVVMRDVTIAKSEYVEGEKAVTKLQDYQEDLELFRYCTLPQILKYVECFTGPNIMAMHTMLINKPPDTGKKTSRHPMHQDLHYFPFRPADRIVCSWTAMEKVHRGNGCLVVLPGSHHGTLLEHDYPEWEGGVNKMYHGVRNYDPNHPRVHLEMEKGDTVFFHPLLIHGSGMNQTDGFRKAISCHYASSDCYYIDVKGTTQENISNEVKELAAKKYGVDDTVTFQDTWALRGRLVQGDRTSM
- the LOC109066478 gene encoding unique cartilage matrix-associated protein-like, with the translated sequence MPASDASNFFKQRSRRSPRTYEEYYAEQRVKMAANERRREHLEEQNNEYENYLEEERDEQYERTREKNEQWREFHYDGQYPRYPYHRQYV